The following proteins are co-located in the Bacillus pumilus genome:
- a CDS encoding PTS fructose transporter subunit IIC — translation MSRKKIVAATGCPTGIAHTFMAAEALKIAAEQLGVDIKVETHGQVGIENALTDQDIMEADGVIVAADKDVHTDRFHGKPLIEVPVSKGIRTPAELIQSILNGDAPIHQVKGRAAVTENTSAPSPTQQKTSNKWIHTIYKHLMNGVSHMLPFVVGGGVLIALSFLFGIYSADPQHETYHPFAAYLKSIGGLGFSLMVPILAAFIADSIARRPGMVVGFIGGLLANDGGAGFLGGIIAGFAAGYIILLLQFMLQKLPASLDGLKSIFIYPVIGIFLIGAVMTPLLVPITGLNNSLMDFLSSVQSTNPLLLGLIVGAMCGFDMGGPFNKAAYVTGTALLAEGNLYFMAGVSAACITPPLIIAIATTIFRKHFTPQERNAGAINYILGATHITEGAIPFAAKNPVVVLPIIMFGSAISAILTYLFGVQVPAPHGGFLVLPVVTGAFQWVLSILIGSMIGAILYGLYRKKIDKAAV, via the coding sequence ATGAGCCGTAAAAAAATTGTCGCTGCAACCGGCTGTCCAACAGGCATTGCGCACACATTTATGGCAGCTGAGGCCTTAAAAATAGCTGCTGAGCAATTAGGGGTCGACATCAAAGTCGAAACGCATGGTCAAGTAGGAATTGAAAACGCTTTAACGGACCAAGACATTATGGAAGCTGATGGAGTCATTGTTGCAGCTGACAAAGATGTGCACACAGACCGTTTTCATGGAAAACCACTCATAGAAGTGCCTGTATCTAAAGGAATTCGCACGCCAGCTGAGCTGATCCAGAGTATTTTAAATGGAGATGCACCTATTCATCAAGTGAAAGGCAGGGCTGCTGTTACCGAGAATACATCTGCACCTTCACCCACTCAGCAAAAGACGTCAAATAAATGGATACACACCATCTATAAGCACTTAATGAACGGTGTATCACACATGCTTCCATTTGTCGTAGGCGGCGGGGTTTTAATTGCCCTTTCTTTTCTATTTGGCATCTACTCTGCTGACCCTCAGCATGAAACGTATCATCCGTTTGCTGCCTATTTGAAAAGCATTGGCGGACTCGGCTTTAGCTTAATGGTTCCGATTTTAGCAGCATTTATCGCTGATTCGATCGCAAGACGGCCAGGGATGGTTGTTGGATTTATAGGAGGGCTGCTTGCAAACGATGGAGGTGCCGGTTTCTTAGGTGGTATTATCGCAGGTTTTGCAGCAGGATATATCATTCTATTGCTTCAATTCATGCTTCAAAAATTACCTGCATCACTTGATGGATTAAAATCGATCTTCATCTATCCCGTCATCGGTATTTTCTTGATAGGGGCTGTGATGACTCCTCTATTAGTTCCAATTACAGGGTTAAATAATTCACTAATGGATTTTCTCTCATCCGTTCAATCCACGAATCCGCTGCTCTTAGGCTTAATTGTTGGGGCTATGTGTGGATTTGATATGGGTGGACCTTTTAACAAAGCAGCCTATGTGACAGGAACGGCTTTACTTGCAGAAGGCAATCTTTATTTCATGGCAGGTGTGTCTGCTGCATGCATTACACCGCCGCTTATCATTGCGATTGCGACAACGATTTTCCGAAAACATTTCACACCACAAGAACGAAATGCAGGGGCGATCAACTATATTCTAGGTGCTACACATATTACCGAAGGGGCCATCCCGTTTGCGGCCAAAAACCCAGTCGTTGTCCTGCCGATTATTATGTTTGGTTCGGCCATCTCTGCTATTTTGACTTATTTGTTCGGCGTACAGGTTCCTGCACCGCATGGCGGATTCCTTGTCCTACCAGTCGTCACAGGCGCATTTCAGTGGGTGCTTTCCATATTGATCGGATCTATGATCGGTGCGATTCTATACGGACTTTACCGTAAAAAAATAGACAAAGCCGCAGTTTAA
- the pfkB gene encoding 1-phosphofructokinase — translation MIYTCTLNPAIDLYIALKEMRANTVNRTEDEDYQPNGKGVNVSIMLKKYGVNSTALGFIAGFSGSYIEQSLKDLSIPTDFIPVEGITRINVFINTTEEYKLVNQGPAIQAKALHAFREKISAIPQGGILIMSGSLPKGVPASIFSEVAAICHQNNVKFILDTSSIAVLETLQYNPYLLKPNEEELAAFFGKTHHLSETELIQSGEKLIEMGAEQVLISRGGEGALFITKEDVLKGNAPTGTVVNTACSGDAMLAAFISKQLEGHSAEECLRYGIATGASTAFSKGLSDLHDIKSLIEQIHIHNI, via the coding sequence TTGATTTATACCTGCACCTTAAATCCTGCTATTGACCTATATATTGCATTAAAAGAAATGCGGGCAAATACAGTGAACCGCACAGAAGATGAGGATTATCAGCCGAATGGAAAAGGCGTCAATGTGTCGATTATGCTAAAAAAATATGGCGTTAACAGCACTGCATTAGGCTTTATTGCCGGGTTTTCTGGTTCATATATTGAGCAATCCTTAAAAGATCTTTCCATTCCAACAGATTTTATCCCGGTTGAAGGAATTACGCGCATTAACGTTTTTATCAATACAACAGAAGAATACAAGCTTGTGAATCAAGGTCCTGCCATTCAGGCAAAAGCACTTCACGCCTTTCGCGAGAAAATTTCAGCAATCCCGCAGGGCGGTATCCTCATTATGTCAGGCAGTCTGCCAAAGGGCGTACCAGCCAGCATTTTTTCAGAAGTAGCTGCAATTTGTCATCAAAACAACGTCAAATTCATTTTAGATACAAGCTCTATAGCGGTTCTTGAGACGCTTCAGTACAATCCGTATTTATTAAAACCAAATGAAGAAGAATTGGCCGCTTTTTTCGGCAAAACACATCATTTATCAGAAACAGAACTCATTCAATCCGGAGAAAAACTCATCGAGATGGGTGCAGAGCAAGTACTCATTTCCCGCGGAGGAGAAGGGGCTCTATTCATCACGAAGGAAGACGTGTTAAAAGGAAACGCACCAACAGGCACGGTAGTAAACACAGCTTGTTCAGGAGATGCCATGCTCGCAGCATTTATTAGTAAACAGCTTGAAGGACATTCAGCCGAAGAATGCTTACGCTACGGGATTGCAACAGGAGCATCTACCGCATTTTCAAAAGGCTTAAGTGATTTACATGATATCAAGTCGCTGATAGAGCAAATTCACATTCACAACATATAA
- a CDS encoding MurR/RpiR family transcriptional regulator, whose protein sequence is MNEPLFNIPSDVYQTLSETERYLLHYIHQHLEDISTLSIVTLSERANVSTATIVRLMKKIGYNGYTSFKYRLKQEKKMTDESDQLKNIDEDIKLAIRKNEEEVLKTIQLQSIGQIEDAVQKIHDADKIYIFGRGFSEMIAKEMTIKLQLIGKTCEVHDDPNIIRLKSRDIDKNELAIFVSLNGETAELVEACQNLSMKQVTTITVTTRIDSTLSKISDMTLVGYKGEQSFFPDYEVRSRLSLHVIARILLDAYVIRMK, encoded by the coding sequence TTGAATGAACCATTATTTAATATTCCAAGTGATGTGTATCAAACATTAAGTGAAACAGAACGGTACTTACTCCATTATATTCACCAGCATTTAGAGGACATCTCCACCTTATCCATCGTCACTTTAAGTGAAAGAGCCAATGTGTCGACAGCCACTATTGTCAGACTGATGAAGAAAATTGGTTACAATGGCTATACATCCTTTAAATATCGATTGAAACAAGAAAAGAAAATGACAGATGAAAGCGACCAGCTAAAAAATATTGATGAAGACATCAAACTGGCGATTCGTAAAAATGAAGAAGAGGTTTTAAAGACGATACAGCTGCAAAGTATTGGGCAAATTGAAGATGCCGTTCAAAAAATACATGATGCAGATAAAATTTATATTTTTGGCAGAGGCTTCTCAGAGATGATTGCCAAAGAGATGACCATCAAATTACAGCTCATCGGAAAAACATGTGAAGTGCACGACGATCCGAATATCATTCGACTAAAATCGCGTGACATTGATAAAAACGAACTTGCCATCTTTGTTTCATTAAATGGAGAAACAGCAGAACTCGTTGAAGCCTGTCAAAATCTAAGCATGAAGCAGGTCACAACCATTACCGTCACAACAAGAATTGATTCTACATTAAGTAAAATATCAGACATGACACTAGTCGGATATAAAGGCGAACAATCTTTCTTCCCAGATTATGAAGTCCGCTCCCGCCTGTCTCTTCATGTCATTGCCCGCATTTTACTAGACGCCTACGTGATCCGAATGAAATAA
- a CDS encoding phospholipase D-like domain-containing protein, translated as MLHLFIFLILLYVVYVFLTAFVLFYLPVQKTCKEHCIYKASSISGDDQGTNQVMLLDDGFESGQVRIQMIREAKKVIRLSYYSIQKGKTAEWVLGALIEAADRGVKVQLLLDGICHSLRGPLKHLRYAVANHPNMAIRFYEPFRLFKPWTWHNRLHDKLLLADGRVAVIGGRNIGDKYFADQPPKNFAYDRDVLLYNAKKGKVLDEMEQYFVYLWNHNFTKRTKDVFSKQKAKKGLKLRKQLLRSYHEAMHTKEPFVMSSFDWTADATCVKQIAFFTNPVERFNKRPLVLKKLNDLAHRAKRSVLIQTPYVIPTRPMKDGLTPLAEDIQTTLVTNSLTATPNPLAFAGYLSTKKELMKTGVHLYEYEGPYSIHGKSMVIDDYLSIIGTYNLDARSSFLNTESILVIDSAPFALSLTQAIERKIAYSVLVAKDRTEYKTSNYGKKKKPLMKRLFLNGLSTITVIWRRLI; from the coding sequence ATGCTTCATCTCTTCATTTTTCTAATTCTTCTATATGTGGTATATGTATTTTTGACCGCATTTGTTTTGTTTTATTTACCGGTACAAAAAACATGCAAGGAGCATTGCATTTATAAAGCCTCTTCTATCTCAGGAGACGACCAAGGCACAAATCAAGTCATGCTTCTTGACGACGGGTTTGAGTCGGGTCAAGTCAGAATCCAAATGATTCGTGAGGCTAAAAAGGTGATTCGTCTGAGTTATTATTCCATTCAAAAGGGAAAAACAGCCGAATGGGTACTTGGTGCTTTAATTGAGGCAGCTGATCGAGGAGTGAAGGTTCAGCTATTATTAGATGGCATCTGCCACAGCCTGCGTGGGCCGCTGAAGCATTTGCGCTATGCCGTAGCAAATCATCCGAACATGGCGATTCGTTTTTATGAGCCCTTTCGTTTGTTCAAGCCTTGGACGTGGCATAACCGTCTTCATGATAAGCTGCTTTTGGCTGATGGAAGAGTCGCAGTGATAGGCGGAAGAAATATCGGTGATAAATACTTTGCAGATCAGCCGCCGAAAAACTTTGCTTATGACCGTGATGTGCTGCTCTATAACGCCAAAAAGGGAAAAGTATTAGATGAAATGGAGCAATATTTCGTTTATCTATGGAATCATAACTTTACGAAAAGAACGAAAGATGTGTTCTCTAAGCAAAAAGCGAAAAAAGGGTTAAAACTGAGAAAGCAGCTGCTCAGATCCTATCACGAAGCGATGCACACGAAAGAACCTTTTGTCATGTCCTCCTTTGATTGGACAGCAGATGCCACTTGTGTGAAACAGATTGCATTTTTCACAAATCCAGTGGAGCGCTTCAATAAGCGTCCTCTCGTGCTGAAAAAATTAAACGATCTAGCTCACCGGGCAAAGCGTTCTGTTCTCATACAGACGCCTTATGTGATACCAACACGTCCCATGAAAGATGGACTTACTCCCTTAGCTGAAGACATTCAAACGACGCTCGTCACGAATTCTCTTACAGCAACACCAAATCCTTTGGCTTTTGCAGGATATTTAAGCACGAAAAAGGAACTGATGAAAACTGGCGTTCATTTGTATGAATATGAAGGCCCGTATTCGATTCATGGGAAATCGATGGTCATTGATGATTACTTAAGTATTATCGGGACATATAATTTAGATGCAAGGTCCAGTTTTTTAAATACAGAATCGATTTTGGTCATTGATAGCGCACCGTTTGCGTTATCTCTTACGCAGGCAATCGAGCGGAAAATCGCCTATAGTGTCCTCGTGGCTAAAGACCGAACAGAATATAAAACGAGCAACTATGGGAAGAAAAAAAAGCCTTTGATGAAAAGGCTCTTTTTAAATGGCTTATCGACGATAACCGTTATTTGGCGGCGATTGATCTGA
- a CDS encoding DMT family transporter, with translation MIIGIILAITAGALVSLQTIFNSKVNEHTGSWSTTTLVLGMGFIASLFMGLMLEGTGMFQLRHMEAWYWVSGAIGVGVVICLVQSIKRLGPTYGISIVLTSQLGCALLFDSLGWLGLEKVAFSFTKLLGVIVIVAGILVFKLTKLESAEEGQSQEKGLPQK, from the coding sequence ATGATCATAGGAATAATATTAGCGATCACAGCTGGTGCACTCGTCAGCTTACAAACCATTTTTAATAGTAAAGTCAATGAGCATACAGGCTCTTGGTCAACAACGACACTTGTTCTTGGAATGGGCTTTATTGCTTCACTCTTTATGGGTCTTATGTTAGAAGGAACTGGCATGTTTCAATTAAGGCATATGGAAGCCTGGTACTGGGTAAGCGGAGCCATTGGGGTAGGGGTTGTCATCTGCCTTGTTCAGAGCATCAAACGTCTAGGCCCCACTTATGGGATCTCGATTGTCCTCACCTCACAGCTAGGCTGCGCGCTTTTGTTTGATTCGCTTGGCTGGCTTGGGTTAGAAAAAGTGGCATTTTCTTTTACAAAACTATTAGGTGTCATTGTGATTGTTGCTGGGATCTTGGTGTTTAAATTGACCAAATTGGAGTCAGCAGAAGAGGGTCAATCGCAAGAAAAAGGGCTGCCACAAAAGTAG
- a CDS encoding Crp/Fnr family transcriptional regulator — translation MEELHDESLFSSYIKAHHLQNVFHQNLMSHVTLWRYEQGELICSKGDKREYLYLLVKGKLKIFTTTKEGKTFILCFKNPLEAIGDIEYVQQTDMVNTVEAVTEVHILRISHQALMHHAKDDPHVLTFLLKGITNKFYTKSNDLSFHLLYPVEVRLASYLLSVVTDDDTTRTRPLRLTDAASLIGTSYRHINRVIQQFREKGLIERRRGKITIRDRKGLLEIAEHNIYE, via the coding sequence ATGGAGGAGCTGCACGATGAATCTCTTTTTTCCTCTTATATCAAGGCGCATCATTTACAAAACGTCTTTCATCAGAACTTGATGTCACATGTGACGTTGTGGCGCTATGAACAAGGTGAGCTGATTTGTTCAAAAGGGGATAAGAGGGAGTACTTGTACTTGTTAGTGAAAGGAAAATTAAAGATTTTCACCACCACAAAGGAAGGGAAAACCTTTATTCTTTGCTTTAAAAATCCTCTTGAAGCGATTGGAGATATTGAATATGTCCAGCAGACGGATATGGTCAATACAGTCGAAGCTGTCACAGAAGTACATATACTAAGAATTTCCCATCAAGCGCTCATGCACCATGCGAAGGATGACCCTCATGTTTTAACCTTTTTGCTAAAAGGCATCACAAACAAATTTTATACAAAATCAAACGATTTAAGCTTCCACCTTTTATATCCTGTGGAAGTCAGGCTCGCAAGCTATTTATTATCTGTTGTAACAGATGACGACACCACGCGAACGCGCCCTCTGCGTCTCACTGATGCGGCGAGCTTAATTGGGACGAGCTACCGTCATATTAATCGGGTCATTCAGCAATTCAGGGAAAAAGGGCTGATTGAAAGGCGAAGAGGAAAGATTACGATTCGTGACCGGAAAGGGCTTTTAGAAATAGCAGAGCACAACATTTATGAATAG
- a CDS encoding DMT family transporter, which yields MKGVIFALLGGACITLQGVANARISQDIGTWQAATITQLTGFIISLFILLIVRDGHFREYQKVQPLYLIGGAFAAIIIFNEVTAIQMIGVTLTIAALLIAQLAFTFAIDAKGWFGVQKKKMKWPHYSGILLMIAGVIILKL from the coding sequence ATGAAAGGTGTTATTTTCGCATTATTAGGAGGCGCTTGTATTACACTGCAAGGCGTAGCCAACGCAAGAATCAGCCAGGATATCGGCACATGGCAGGCGGCAACTATCACGCAGCTAACCGGTTTTATCATCTCTCTATTCATTTTACTCATCGTACGGGATGGGCACTTTCGAGAATATCAAAAGGTGCAGCCACTCTATTTAATTGGCGGGGCATTTGCAGCCATTATTATTTTTAATGAAGTCACCGCGATTCAAATGATTGGTGTGACACTCACCATCGCTGCTTTACTGATAGCACAGCTTGCGTTTACCTTTGCAATTGATGCAAAAGGATGGTTTGGTGTACAGAAGAAGAAAATGAAATGGCCTCATTATTCAGGAATTCTTTTGATGATTGCGGGCGTGATCATTTTAAAGCTATAA
- a CDS encoding aldehyde dehydrogenase family protein: MRNQEKHFINGQWVASTGNETTEVINPATEEVIGTISLGTKEDLDKAVKAARAAFPSFSKTSRNERVEMLENIVRGYEKRKDELVEVMTQELGAPLKVSEEVHYKMGHEHFSKAAEALKSYTFTEDRGGHTIIKEAIGVSGLITPWNFPTNQTSLKIAGAIAAGSPVVLKPAEITPFAAMILAEIIDEAGVPKGVFNLVNGTGEVIGDGISSHPDIDFVSFTGSGAVGSKIMENAADNMKKVALELGGKSPLIVLGDADMDEAAETAVHHIAMNTGQVCSAATRVLIPESMKDSFEKALLNALPKFTVGDPREDHATGPLVSKKQWDTVQSYIEKGIEEGATLLAGGTGKPDGIDKGYFTKHTIFTNVKNDMAIAQEEIFGPVMSVITYQDLDHALDIANDTVYGLAGYVVGKDEKTLKYVAEHIRAGQITINNAETDYFAPFGGFKQSGIGREWGDFGIEEYLEVKAVMGLPTA, from the coding sequence ATGAGAAATCAAGAGAAACATTTTATTAATGGACAATGGGTCGCTTCAACAGGAAACGAAACGACGGAAGTGATTAATCCCGCTACAGAGGAAGTCATTGGCACAATTAGCTTAGGAACAAAAGAAGATTTAGATAAGGCCGTCAAGGCAGCTCGTGCCGCGTTCCCTTCTTTCTCAAAGACGTCTCGAAATGAACGAGTAGAGATGCTGGAAAACATTGTGCGCGGGTATGAAAAGCGCAAGGATGAACTTGTAGAAGTCATGACACAAGAGCTCGGTGCTCCGCTTAAAGTATCAGAAGAGGTTCATTACAAAATGGGACATGAACACTTCTCTAAAGCAGCAGAAGCACTTAAATCCTATACATTTACCGAGGACCGCGGCGGTCATACCATTATAAAAGAAGCCATTGGCGTCAGCGGACTGATTACACCGTGGAATTTCCCAACAAATCAAACATCACTTAAAATTGCTGGTGCGATTGCAGCAGGCTCACCCGTTGTCTTAAAGCCTGCGGAAATTACACCATTTGCTGCGATGATTCTTGCAGAAATCATTGATGAAGCAGGCGTACCAAAAGGTGTCTTCAACCTCGTGAACGGAACCGGTGAAGTCATTGGGGACGGCATTAGCTCACATCCTGATATTGATTTTGTTTCATTTACTGGTTCAGGTGCCGTCGGCTCTAAAATTATGGAAAATGCTGCAGACAATATGAAGAAAGTGGCCCTTGAGCTTGGCGGGAAATCCCCTCTTATCGTTTTAGGTGATGCAGATATGGATGAGGCAGCTGAAACCGCCGTTCATCATATTGCGATGAATACAGGTCAAGTGTGTTCGGCAGCCACACGAGTTCTCATTCCAGAATCGATGAAAGATTCGTTTGAAAAAGCGCTGCTGAATGCCCTGCCGAAGTTTACAGTTGGTGATCCGAGAGAAGATCACGCCACTGGCCCGCTCGTATCCAAAAAACAATGGGATACCGTGCAGTCTTATATTGAAAAAGGAATCGAAGAAGGCGCTACCCTCCTTGCAGGCGGAACTGGTAAGCCGGACGGCATTGACAAAGGATATTTCACGAAGCATACGATTTTCACAAATGTGAAAAATGATATGGCCATTGCACAAGAAGAAATATTTGGACCAGTGATGAGTGTCATCACGTATCAGGACCTAGATCATGCCCTTGACATCGCCAATGATACGGTTTATGGCCTTGCCGGATATGTTGTTGGAAAAGATGAAAAAACATTAAAATATGTCGCTGAACATATTCGTGCTGGCCAAATCACCATTAACAATGCCGAAACAGATTACTTTGCCCCATTTGGAGGCTTTAAGCAATCTGGTATCGGAAGAGAATGGGGAGATTTCGGTATCGAGGAATATTTAGAAGTGAAAGCTGTGATGGGGCTTCCAACTGCATAA
- a CDS encoding assimilatory sulfite reductase (NADPH) flavoprotein subunit has product MQLHVLNSPFSQQQAELLNQLLPTLTDQQKIWLTGYLSAQAALAGSETATLAPTPSAAVPAQSVSKDVTVLYGSQTGNSEGLAKKTAQHLEEKGFQVTLSSMSDFKPNNLKKINNLLVIVSTHGEGDPPDNALSFHEYVHGRRAPKLDHLSFSVLSLGDSSYEFFCQTGKEFDERLKELGGTRLFDRVDCDLDYDEPFSEWLQGVTSSLSEGEAAILPQESAGEISKAASEYSRTNPFYAEVLENINLNGRGSNKETRHLELSLEGSGLVYEPGDSLGIYPTNDPTLVEELIKTCGWNAEEAVTAHKNGDTLPLKEALTSHFEITVLTKPLLQKIAAFTKSEDLQALLEEGNEEKLKAYIAGRDLLDAARDFGPFEGTAADFTSILRKIPARLYSIASSLKANDEEVHLTIGAVRYDAHGRERQGVCSILCAERLQPGDTLPVYIQHNQNFKLPHDTDAPIIMVGPGTGIAPFRSFMQEREEIGANGKSWLFFGDQHFVTDFLYQTEWQKWLKDGVLTKMDVAFSRDSEEKVYVQHQMKKHSKELFEWLEQGAYVYVCGDEKHMAHDVHGTLLSIIQEEGAMSKEKAESYLANLQQQKRYQRDVY; this is encoded by the coding sequence TTGCAACTTCATGTATTGAACAGTCCGTTTAGCCAGCAGCAGGCAGAACTACTCAATCAGCTGCTTCCGACTTTAACAGATCAACAAAAAATTTGGCTTACCGGTTATTTATCAGCACAGGCAGCTCTAGCCGGATCAGAAACGGCCACTCTGGCCCCTACTCCTTCCGCCGCAGTACCTGCACAGTCTGTCAGTAAAGATGTGACCGTACTTTATGGCTCGCAAACAGGCAATTCCGAAGGTTTAGCGAAAAAGACAGCGCAGCATCTTGAAGAGAAAGGTTTTCAAGTGACGCTCTCTTCTATGTCAGATTTTAAACCAAATAATCTGAAAAAAATAAACAATTTACTGGTGATCGTCAGCACACATGGCGAGGGAGATCCGCCTGATAATGCCCTTTCTTTCCATGAATATGTCCACGGCAGACGTGCGCCAAAGCTTGATCATTTAAGCTTCTCTGTTCTTTCACTAGGCGACAGCTCATACGAATTCTTCTGTCAGACGGGGAAAGAATTTGACGAGCGCTTAAAAGAACTTGGTGGAACGCGTCTTTTCGACCGGGTCGACTGTGACCTTGATTATGATGAACCGTTCTCTGAATGGCTTCAAGGGGTGACATCTTCTCTAAGCGAAGGTGAAGCAGCAATACTACCGCAAGAATCAGCGGGAGAAATAAGTAAAGCTGCTTCTGAATACTCAAGAACGAATCCCTTTTATGCTGAGGTGCTTGAAAATATTAACCTGAATGGCCGCGGATCTAACAAAGAAACCCGCCATTTGGAGCTTTCTCTTGAAGGATCAGGACTTGTTTATGAGCCGGGCGACAGTCTTGGCATTTATCCGACAAATGATCCTACGCTTGTTGAGGAACTAATCAAGACATGCGGATGGAATGCAGAGGAAGCCGTAACCGCTCATAAAAACGGAGACACTCTTCCTTTAAAAGAAGCACTTACCTCGCACTTTGAGATTACAGTATTAACAAAACCTCTTCTTCAAAAGATCGCGGCATTCACGAAAAGTGAAGACTTGCAGGCCCTTTTAGAAGAAGGAAACGAAGAAAAGCTAAAAGCGTATATAGCAGGCCGAGACTTATTAGATGCGGCTCGCGATTTTGGTCCTTTTGAAGGAACAGCAGCAGATTTCACGTCTATTTTAAGAAAAATCCCTGCACGTCTATATTCGATTGCAAGCAGTCTAAAAGCAAATGACGAAGAGGTTCATTTGACAATAGGTGCTGTGAGATATGATGCACACGGGAGAGAACGTCAAGGGGTCTGCTCGATTTTATGTGCAGAGCGCTTGCAGCCAGGTGATACGTTACCTGTTTATATTCAGCACAACCAAAACTTTAAACTTCCTCACGATACTGATGCACCGATCATTATGGTAGGACCAGGCACAGGCATCGCCCCTTTCCGTTCATTTATGCAGGAACGCGAGGAAATCGGTGCAAACGGAAAGTCATGGTTATTCTTCGGTGATCAGCACTTTGTGACGGATTTCTTATACCAAACAGAATGGCAAAAGTGGTTAAAGGATGGCGTCTTAACGAAAATGGACGTGGCTTTCTCAAGAGATTCAGAGGAAAAGGTATATGTCCAGCACCAAATGAAGAAACACAGTAAAGAATTATTCGAATGGCTTGAGCAAGGTGCCTATGTCTATGTTTGTGGTGATGAAAAGCATATGGCGCATGATGTTCATGGTACCCTTCTATCGATCATTCAAGAAGAAGGTGCGATGAGCAAAGAGAAAGCAGAAAGCTATCTTGCCAATTTACAGCAGCAAAAACGCTATCAGCGTGACGTCTATTGA